Proteins from one Pseudarthrobacter sp. BIM B-2242 genomic window:
- the rsrA gene encoding mycothiol system anti-sigma-R factor: MSDCQGLGDCDDTRMQRIYEYLDGALTREDIAEIKHHLDDCPECTEQYDLECVIRKVVKRSCTEAAPDNLKNAILDRIHAIRPVDA, encoded by the coding sequence ATGAGCGACTGCCAAGGATTGGGCGACTGCGATGACACCCGGATGCAACGCATCTACGAGTATCTCGACGGAGCCCTGACCCGCGAGGACATTGCGGAAATCAAGCACCACCTCGATGACTGCCCGGAATGCACCGAGCAATACGACTTGGAGTGCGTCATCCGCAAAGTGGTCAAGCGCTCCTGCACAGAGGCCGCGCCGGATAACCTGAAAAACGCCATTCTGGACCGGATCCACGCTATCCGGCCCGTGGACGCCTGA
- a CDS encoding PadR family transcriptional regulator, with amino-acid sequence MPPVFAHGALRLYLLALLESGPKHGYELIKALSERFGGTYSPSAGTIYPRLGKLEEEGLVATETEGRRTNYRITEAGLAELNKRRDELAGVENDISASVRRLADNLRADIRTNMRGLRADLAATAEAARSTARAADFRKAGTKQPSEGVRELKEAEMLLQAFRDDLRVELRLQASRQPLSPVTLETVRTVLDQARISIRNSLPG; translated from the coding sequence ATGCCCCCGGTATTCGCCCATGGCGCGCTGCGGCTGTACCTCCTGGCTCTGCTGGAATCCGGGCCGAAGCATGGCTACGAACTTATCAAGGCGCTCAGTGAGCGGTTTGGCGGCACGTACTCCCCCAGCGCCGGTACCATCTATCCCCGGCTGGGGAAGCTGGAAGAGGAAGGACTGGTGGCCACAGAGACGGAGGGCCGCCGCACCAACTACCGCATCACTGAAGCCGGGCTCGCGGAACTGAACAAGCGGCGGGACGAACTCGCCGGCGTCGAGAATGACATTTCCGCATCGGTCCGGCGGCTGGCGGACAACCTGCGTGCGGACATCCGCACCAACATGCGCGGACTGCGCGCGGATCTCGCCGCCACGGCCGAGGCGGCCCGCTCCACGGCCCGCGCCGCCGACTTCAGGAAGGCCGGAACCAAGCAGCCATCCGAAGGGGTTCGCGAACTCAAGGAAGCCGAAATGCTGCTCCAGGCGTTCCGGGACGATTTGCGTGTGGAACTTCGCCTCCAGGCCAGCCGGCAGCCGCTCAGTCCTGTCACCTTGGAAACCGTCAGGACGGTCCTTGACCAGGCGCGTATCTCCATCCGTAACTCCCTGCCGGGCTGA
- a CDS encoding class I SAM-dependent methyltransferase: MARGGPRLDHGRRLELAQSFQDGGEHYQRVRPGYPADSADWLVPSGARDAVDVGAGTGKFAALLLERGLSVAAVDPSADMLEQLRAHYPEIAATPGTAEATGLPDSAFDVVSVAQAWHWCDPLPASTELARILRPGGTLGLIWNQLDTSVPWVHRLSRIMHAGDVYKPGFRPVVGLEFDGLESHMTRWEDSLSTADIVELTKSRSYYLRAGEATRNKVLANLDWYLHEHLGHNAQDLIALPYLTLTWRARKA; the protein is encoded by the coding sequence GTGGCACGGGGTGGCCCCAGGCTTGACCACGGACGCCGCCTGGAGCTCGCACAGAGCTTCCAGGACGGCGGCGAACACTACCAGCGCGTCCGTCCCGGCTACCCTGCCGATTCAGCGGACTGGCTGGTCCCGTCAGGCGCGCGTGATGCCGTTGATGTGGGAGCAGGAACCGGCAAGTTCGCCGCCCTCCTGCTGGAGCGGGGCCTGAGCGTTGCAGCCGTGGATCCCTCCGCCGATATGCTCGAACAGCTCCGCGCGCATTATCCGGAGATCGCGGCAACTCCGGGAACCGCAGAGGCGACCGGCCTGCCTGACTCAGCGTTCGACGTCGTCAGCGTTGCCCAGGCCTGGCACTGGTGCGATCCGCTGCCAGCCAGCACGGAACTTGCACGTATCCTCAGGCCGGGCGGAACCTTGGGACTGATCTGGAACCAGCTGGATACGTCAGTGCCGTGGGTGCACAGGTTGTCGCGCATCATGCATGCAGGAGACGTCTACAAGCCGGGCTTCCGGCCGGTGGTGGGCCTGGAATTCGACGGCCTCGAAAGCCACATGACCCGTTGGGAGGACAGCCTCAGCACAGCGGACATCGTTGAGCTGACCAAGTCGCGCAGCTACTATCTGCGGGCAGGCGAGGCCACCCGGAACAAGGTGCTGGCCAACCTCGACTGGTACCTGCACGAGCACCTGGGACATAACGCCCAGGACCTCATCGCCCTGCCGTACCTGACCCTGACGTGGCGGGCACGCAAAGCGTGA
- a CDS encoding 50S ribosomal protein bL37, producing the protein MSKRARKRRDRKRGGANHGKRPNT; encoded by the coding sequence ATGAGCAAGCGTGCACGTAAACGTCGTGACCGTAAGCGTGGCGGCGCGAACCACGGGAAGCGCCCCAACACCTAA
- a CDS encoding CrcB family protein, translating to MPGWRAWLAVAVGGFAGTELRYGLGLAFPDLPGAVPWTTLGINVAGSFVLATLTTLWIARPHTSFWLRAGLGPGLLGSFTTFSAVVFSIDQLARAGEHPAWLAYLGLSLLLGLGAAAGGWRTGRRVADRVAS from the coding sequence ATGCCGGGCTGGCGTGCCTGGCTCGCCGTGGCAGTAGGCGGGTTTGCCGGGACCGAACTCCGCTACGGCCTGGGGCTCGCCTTCCCTGACCTTCCGGGAGCCGTCCCCTGGACCACGTTGGGCATCAACGTTGCCGGAAGTTTTGTCCTGGCCACCCTCACCACGTTGTGGATCGCCCGCCCACACACTTCCTTCTGGCTTCGTGCCGGGCTGGGGCCAGGGCTGCTGGGATCCTTCACGACGTTCTCGGCCGTAGTTTTTTCGATCGACCAGCTGGCGCGTGCCGGCGAGCATCCGGCGTGGCTTGCCTACCTGGGGTTGTCCCTGCTGCTCGGCCTGGGTGCCGCGGCCGGTGGCTGGCGGACGGGCCGGCGTGTGGCTGACCGGGTGGCGTCGTGA
- a CDS encoding DoxX family protein, with protein sequence MSFVRTLARPMLASSFVIAGLDKLKNADDTATQLSPLLQKAAASLPFQADEKMLARVIGGTQVGAGLLFGLGKFSRLSATLLTVISLLNTFVEWRSADISTKEGREARRNQLLKNVSLSGGALLASVDTAGKPGLAWRAEHIAADARKTAAVARKTTGKKIHEADKAVRRAVHATGA encoded by the coding sequence ATGTCCTTTGTCCGCACCCTCGCCCGGCCCATGCTGGCTTCCAGTTTCGTCATCGCAGGATTGGATAAGCTCAAGAACGCAGACGACACCGCCACGCAGCTCTCACCGCTGCTGCAGAAGGCCGCTGCATCGCTGCCGTTCCAGGCGGACGAGAAAATGCTGGCGCGGGTGATCGGCGGCACGCAGGTGGGTGCCGGCCTTCTGTTCGGCCTGGGCAAGTTCAGCCGCCTCTCCGCCACCCTGCTGACTGTCATTTCGCTGCTGAACACTTTTGTGGAATGGCGCAGCGCGGACATCAGCACCAAGGAAGGCCGCGAAGCGCGCCGCAACCAGCTCCTCAAGAACGTTTCGCTGAGCGGCGGCGCCCTGCTTGCGTCCGTGGACACCGCCGGTAAGCCGGGCCTCGCCTGGCGCGCCGAGCACATCGCTGCCGACGCGCGGAAAACTGCTGCGGTGGCCCGGAAGACCACCGGCAAGAAGATTCACGAGGCAGACAAGGCCGTACGCCGCGCCGTGCACGCAACGGGGGCGTAA
- a CDS encoding aminotransferase class V-fold PLP-dependent enzyme, protein MTTATVSPAIQNTTSAAISSELAAIAGRPLSAVTGAEIQAPLIQGGHVRYANLDYGASAPALSVVSAYLNEILPFYASVHRGAGYASQISTSVYENARNIVRDFVGGRSDDSVIFTRNTTDSLNLLAGCLPHTEGRPAGDVLYLDIEHHANLLPWQGVPHRSVVAAPTIAGTVEALRTELQQGQVSLLAVTGASNVTGEILPVRTLAALAHEYGARIVVDAAQLAPHRRINISADDVDYLAFSGHKLYAPFGAGVLVGRTDWLDAGTPHLAGGGAVREARLDGVSWATGPARHEGGSPNVLGAATLARATQVIASLDQDRWHAHEAGIRSYLVDGLQKIDGVTVHQIFSDTDPGTGTIGVVNFSVAGYDAGLVAAYLSAEHGVGLRDGRFCAHPLLKRLGLPSGSLRASFGVGSRLEDAQRLLAGLEQLRRTGLGWDYVVDSGRWVPANDTRVYPHWAPNTPGTAGAAPCLDD, encoded by the coding sequence GTGACAACTGCCACCGTCTCCCCCGCCATCCAGAACACCACCAGCGCAGCCATTTCCAGCGAGCTGGCCGCCATTGCGGGACGCCCCCTTTCCGCCGTCACCGGCGCCGAAATCCAGGCCCCGCTGATCCAGGGCGGCCACGTCCGCTACGCCAACCTGGACTACGGTGCATCTGCCCCCGCCCTTTCGGTGGTCTCGGCCTACCTCAACGAGATCCTGCCGTTCTACGCCAGCGTTCACCGCGGGGCCGGCTACGCATCGCAGATCAGCACGTCGGTGTATGAAAACGCCCGCAACATCGTCCGGGATTTTGTGGGCGGCCGCTCCGACGATTCTGTCATCTTCACCCGGAACACCACAGATTCGCTGAACCTGCTCGCCGGGTGCCTGCCGCACACGGAGGGACGCCCCGCCGGCGACGTCCTCTACCTCGATATCGAGCACCACGCCAACCTCCTGCCGTGGCAGGGAGTACCGCACCGCAGCGTTGTAGCGGCACCCACCATCGCGGGGACCGTCGAGGCGCTCCGTACCGAACTGCAGCAGGGCCAGGTCAGCCTGCTCGCTGTCACGGGCGCCTCCAACGTCACCGGCGAAATCCTGCCCGTCCGCACCCTCGCCGCCCTGGCGCACGAGTACGGTGCGCGCATCGTGGTGGATGCGGCGCAGCTCGCACCGCACCGGCGCATCAATATCAGTGCCGACGACGTGGACTACCTCGCCTTCTCCGGCCACAAGCTCTACGCGCCGTTCGGTGCGGGCGTCCTGGTGGGCCGCACCGACTGGCTCGACGCCGGCACCCCGCACCTGGCAGGCGGCGGCGCCGTCCGTGAGGCAAGGCTCGACGGCGTCAGCTGGGCCACCGGCCCGGCCCGCCACGAGGGCGGCTCCCCCAACGTCCTGGGTGCGGCCACGCTGGCCCGCGCCACGCAGGTCATCGCGTCGCTGGACCAGGACCGCTGGCACGCCCATGAGGCGGGCATCCGGTCCTACCTGGTGGACGGGCTGCAAAAGATCGACGGTGTGACGGTCCACCAGATCTTCTCGGACACCGACCCCGGCACCGGCACCATCGGCGTGGTGAACTTCTCGGTGGCCGGTTACGACGCCGGACTGGTTGCCGCGTATCTGTCGGCCGAGCACGGCGTGGGCCTGCGGGACGGCCGCTTCTGCGCGCACCCGCTGCTGAAGCGCCTCGGCCTGCCGTCCGGTTCGCTGCGCGCCAGCTTCGGTGTGGGCTCCCGGCTGGAGGATGCCCAGCGGCTCCTCGCCGGCCTGGAACAGCTCCGCCGCACGGGCCTGGGCTGGGACTATGTGGTGGATTCGGGCCGCTGGGTTCCGGCCAACGACACCCGTGTATACCCCCACTGGGCTCCCAACACGCCCGGCACCGCCGGCGCGGCCCCTTGCCTGGACGACTGA
- a CDS encoding sigma-70 family RNA polymerase sigma factor, which produces MQALETDPPEYGTPRAKAVTVDLGAMSTVDPALEAMYEASRRGAKPSDVQPDAPVPVPDEPAPGSPAAESGSTEQAVDIATESAEERRIRFERDAMQYVDQLYSAAMRMARNPADAEDLVQEAYTKAFSAFHQYKPGTNLKAWLYRILTNTYINLYRKRQREPLQSNSDTIEDWQLARAESHTSRGLRSAEAEALDHLPDSDVKRALQAIPEEFRLAVYFADVEGFAYKEISDIMNTPIGTVMSRLHRGRKMLRDLLADYAAERGFKGAVDSQDTAADKKQENRK; this is translated from the coding sequence ATGCAGGCTCTGGAAACCGATCCTCCGGAGTATGGAACGCCGCGTGCCAAAGCCGTCACAGTAGACTTGGGCGCAATGAGTACCGTGGATCCGGCCCTTGAGGCCATGTATGAGGCCTCGCGACGCGGCGCCAAACCCAGTGACGTGCAGCCCGACGCCCCGGTGCCCGTACCTGACGAACCAGCGCCCGGGTCTCCGGCGGCAGAATCCGGTTCAACCGAGCAGGCCGTTGATATCGCCACTGAGTCGGCCGAAGAACGGCGCATCCGCTTTGAACGGGACGCCATGCAGTACGTGGACCAGCTTTACTCCGCCGCCATGCGTATGGCGCGGAACCCGGCTGACGCGGAGGACCTGGTGCAGGAGGCGTACACCAAGGCATTCTCGGCGTTCCATCAGTACAAGCCCGGCACCAACCTCAAAGCCTGGCTCTACCGGATCCTGACCAACACGTACATCAATCTCTACCGGAAACGGCAGCGGGAGCCGTTGCAGTCCAACTCGGACACCATCGAGGACTGGCAACTGGCGAGGGCGGAATCGCACACGTCCCGTGGCCTGCGCTCGGCCGAAGCTGAGGCGCTGGACCATCTGCCCGACTCCGACGTCAAGCGCGCACTTCAGGCCATCCCCGAGGAGTTCCGCCTGGCGGTGTACTTTGCCGACGTAGAGGGCTTCGCGTACAAGGAAATTTCAGACATCATGAACACGCCCATCGGCACCGTGATGTCCCGGCTCCACCGCGGCCGGAAAATGTTGCGGGACCTGCTGGCGGATTACGCCGCCGAACGAGGATTCAAAGGCGCCGTCGATTCACAGGACACGGCCGCGGACAAAAAACAGGAGAACAGGAAATGA
- the rsgA gene encoding ribosome small subunit-dependent GTPase A — MARSTDSWDESDVRIRPSKKGSRPRTKDRPSHDDAVTGRIITVDRGRYTAVVGEDSGDERIIIAARARELRRSPVVAGDFVSLVGDVSGEPDTLARLVRIQDRRTLLRRSADDTDPIERAVVANADQLVVVVAAANPEPRTGFIDRALVAAYDAGIEPLLLVTKADVKDPAELLSNYEHLDFPVIISRTSDSAASGIDARSDDGLSARLNSDAVSQLRAYLEGKVSVMLGHSGVGKSTMVNALTGAERATGGVNAVTGRGRHTSSSALALKLTGAPAGSWIIDTPGIRSFGLAHVDPDRILRSFPDLEPGTDACERGCKHNAAAVNCGLDSWVAEGKAGPTGPARLTSLRRLLGSDPRLEGQETKELGSIS; from the coding sequence GTGGCCCGCAGCACTGATTCCTGGGACGAATCCGACGTCCGGATCCGGCCCAGCAAAAAGGGTTCAAGGCCCCGCACCAAAGACCGCCCCAGCCACGACGACGCCGTCACGGGCCGCATCATTACCGTGGACCGGGGCCGTTACACCGCCGTCGTGGGCGAGGACTCGGGCGATGAGCGGATCATCATCGCAGCGCGGGCCCGGGAACTGCGCCGGTCCCCCGTGGTGGCCGGCGACTTCGTGTCCCTGGTGGGGGACGTCTCCGGCGAGCCCGACACCCTGGCCCGGCTGGTCCGGATCCAGGACCGCCGCACGTTGCTGCGGCGCAGCGCCGATGACACGGATCCGATCGAGCGTGCGGTGGTGGCCAACGCCGATCAGCTGGTTGTGGTGGTGGCCGCCGCGAACCCGGAGCCGCGCACCGGGTTTATCGACCGCGCCCTGGTGGCCGCGTACGACGCCGGCATTGAGCCGCTGCTGCTCGTCACCAAAGCGGACGTCAAGGATCCCGCCGAACTGTTGTCCAACTATGAGCACCTGGACTTCCCGGTAATCATCAGCCGCACGTCGGACTCCGCGGCCTCGGGCATCGATGCCCGCTCCGATGACGGCCTCTCGGCCCGCCTGAACAGTGATGCAGTTTCGCAGCTCCGCGCGTACCTCGAGGGCAAGGTGTCGGTCATGCTGGGCCATTCCGGCGTGGGCAAGTCCACCATGGTCAACGCACTTACCGGCGCCGAACGGGCGACCGGTGGCGTGAACGCGGTGACCGGCCGCGGCCGCCACACATCGTCGTCGGCCCTTGCCCTGAAACTGACGGGCGCGCCTGCGGGCAGCTGGATCATCGACACCCCAGGCATCCGTTCGTTCGGCTTGGCGCACGTGGACCCGGACCGGATCCTGCGGTCCTTCCCGGACCTGGAACCGGGCACGGATGCCTGCGAGCGGGGCTGCAAACACAACGCCGCCGCCGTCAACTGCGGGCTGGACTCGTGGGTGGCCGAGGGGAAGGCCGGTCCCACCGGACCGGCCCGTCTTACGTCCCTGCGGCGGCTGCTGGGCTCGGACCCGCGGCTGGAAGGCCAGGAAACCAAGGAACTGGGCAGCATCAGCTAG
- a CDS encoding GDSL-type esterase/lipase family protein has protein sequence MEDRKLRLAAVGDELLAGLGDPRALGWLGRVLARTPQDGLAMESYALPCPQEGTEGLAARWLEEAGRRFGANHENRLVIGLSGRDIEFGLSTARSRLNLANILDTASQNRIEVFVVGPPPTLDPAQNRRLAELNTAFADVTTRRKHLYVDTFSPLLNHEQWRQDLAANSGTPGQAGYGLMAWLVLHRGWFQWLKLDAPE, from the coding sequence GTGGAAGACAGGAAGCTGCGGCTCGCAGCTGTTGGAGATGAACTGCTGGCCGGGCTGGGCGATCCCAGGGCACTCGGCTGGCTTGGCCGCGTCCTGGCCCGCACTCCGCAGGACGGCCTGGCCATGGAAAGTTATGCGCTTCCCTGTCCCCAGGAAGGAACCGAGGGACTCGCTGCCCGCTGGCTGGAAGAAGCAGGGCGCCGGTTCGGCGCCAACCACGAGAACCGCCTGGTGATCGGGCTGTCCGGCCGGGACATCGAATTCGGCCTCTCGACAGCCCGGAGCCGCCTGAACCTGGCCAACATCCTGGATACCGCCTCACAGAACCGGATCGAAGTCTTCGTGGTGGGGCCGCCTCCTACCCTTGACCCGGCCCAGAACAGGCGGCTCGCCGAGTTGAATACCGCCTTTGCCGACGTCACCACCCGGCGCAAGCACCTCTACGTGGACACGTTCTCCCCGCTCCTGAACCACGAACAGTGGAGGCAGGACCTCGCCGCGAACAGCGGCACTCCCGGTCAGGCCGGGTACGGGCTGATGGCCTGGCTGGTCCTGCACCGCGGCTGGTTCCAATGGTTGAAACTGGACGCCCCCGAGTAA
- a CDS encoding DUF4097 family beta strand repeat-containing protein, with product MAENSWTVTGPQVIDVDGVRSLKLGMVRGRFDVVTHADPVTRVEISEVHGDPVAVSLTEGRLEVRHQLHGPQGWFKNLMGTVNHNSNNSAVISIAVPAGVDVEAGTVSGDGLVSGISGHTRLNTVSGSVMADGTAGELHVNTVSGEVIARNHDGVLTAKSVSGEVTASGRFSNIRANTVSGDMSFDLLSFTNDFGANSVSGDVTIRLPHDVGVDIVAKSASGVVVIDDHQYSQPGGKVETIAGPDGKLMLVRTNSVSGKTSIFHGLPAHNERAQEPEAGD from the coding sequence ATGGCAGAGAACAGCTGGACCGTCACCGGTCCGCAAGTCATCGACGTCGACGGCGTCAGGTCACTGAAACTCGGCATGGTCCGCGGCAGGTTCGACGTTGTCACGCACGCGGACCCTGTGACCCGCGTGGAAATCAGCGAGGTTCATGGTGACCCTGTGGCCGTGTCCTTGACGGAGGGCAGGCTGGAGGTCCGCCATCAGCTCCACGGCCCGCAGGGCTGGTTCAAAAACCTGATGGGCACCGTCAACCACAACAGCAATAATTCTGCGGTCATCAGCATCGCGGTGCCGGCCGGCGTGGACGTGGAGGCGGGCACCGTCAGCGGTGACGGCCTGGTTTCCGGGATCAGCGGACACACCCGGCTCAACACGGTTTCCGGTTCCGTCATGGCCGACGGGACGGCCGGCGAGCTTCACGTCAACACCGTCAGCGGCGAGGTCATCGCCAGGAACCACGACGGCGTCCTGACCGCCAAGAGCGTCTCCGGTGAAGTTACGGCTTCCGGCCGGTTCAGCAACATCCGTGCCAACACCGTCAGCGGCGATATGAGCTTCGACCTGCTCAGCTTCACAAACGATTTCGGCGCCAACTCCGTCTCAGGCGACGTCACCATCAGGCTGCCGCACGACGTCGGCGTGGACATCGTGGCAAAATCTGCCAGCGGAGTGGTGGTGATCGACGACCACCAGTACTCCCAGCCCGGCGGCAAAGTGGAAACCATCGCCGGCCCCGACGGCAAGCTGATGCTGGTCCGCACCAACTCAGTTTCCGGCAAAACGTCCATCTTCCACGGCCTGCCGGCCCACAACGAGCGGGCCCAAGAACCGGAAGCAGGGGACTGA
- the aroA gene encoding 3-phosphoshikimate 1-carboxyvinyltransferase — MTGSTLPAADPQPSTETVPNWPAPFAGRPINATVTVPGSKSLTNRFLVLAALADGPSRLRAPLHSRDSALMIEALRNLGATITEVPGDGAFGPDLEVTPLSQAAPSSRTHIDCGLAGTVMRFVPPLAALRKGAGVFDGDPHARKRPMGPIIEALQGLGVHVTAGDGGTPSALPFTVEGTGEVRGGHLVIDASASSQFVSALLLVGARFTEGLHLEHAGDTVPSLDHINMTVAVLRGAGVSVDDSVPNHWMVSPGPIRAFDQRIEQDLSNAGPFLAAALATRGTVRIPNWPTGTTQVGDLWRSILADMGATVSLTDGVLTVTGGPEIKGADFHETSELAPTLAALCALASGPSRLTGIAHLRGHETDRLAALVTEINRLGGDAEETSDGLVIRPATLRAGVVHTYADHRMATAGAILGLAVPGIEVQDIATTAKTMPEFPQMWADMLAQGNASGDGAEGFSGGPQH; from the coding sequence ATGACCGGTTCCACCCTGCCCGCAGCTGATCCGCAACCTTCCACTGAAACAGTTCCGAACTGGCCTGCCCCGTTTGCTGGCCGTCCGATCAACGCCACTGTCACGGTGCCTGGTTCGAAGTCGCTGACCAACAGGTTCCTGGTGCTGGCCGCGCTGGCCGACGGACCTTCGCGGCTGCGGGCGCCGCTGCATTCCCGCGACTCCGCCCTGATGATCGAAGCGCTCCGCAACTTGGGCGCCACCATTACCGAGGTGCCGGGTGACGGGGCGTTCGGGCCGGACCTTGAGGTGACGCCCCTGAGCCAGGCGGCGCCGTCGTCACGGACGCACATTGACTGCGGCCTGGCTGGAACAGTGATGCGTTTCGTGCCGCCGCTTGCGGCGCTGCGGAAGGGTGCCGGCGTTTTCGACGGCGACCCGCACGCGCGCAAGCGTCCCATGGGCCCCATCATTGAGGCGCTTCAGGGGCTCGGCGTGCACGTGACAGCGGGCGACGGCGGCACCCCCTCCGCACTGCCGTTCACCGTTGAGGGCACAGGGGAAGTCCGGGGCGGCCACCTGGTGATTGACGCCAGCGCATCATCACAGTTCGTTTCTGCCCTCCTTCTGGTGGGTGCGCGGTTCACCGAAGGGCTGCACCTGGAGCACGCGGGTGACACGGTGCCCAGCCTGGACCACATCAACATGACGGTGGCGGTCCTGCGCGGCGCGGGTGTGTCGGTGGACGATTCCGTCCCCAACCACTGGATGGTGTCCCCCGGACCCATCCGTGCCTTTGACCAGCGGATAGAACAGGACCTCTCCAACGCGGGTCCGTTCCTGGCCGCGGCTTTGGCCACACGGGGTACTGTGAGGATCCCGAACTGGCCCACAGGAACTACCCAGGTCGGGGATCTCTGGCGCAGCATCCTGGCGGACATGGGCGCGACCGTCAGCCTGACTGACGGCGTACTGACAGTGACAGGCGGCCCTGAGATCAAGGGCGCTGATTTTCACGAGACCAGCGAGCTCGCGCCCACGCTGGCGGCCCTTTGTGCCTTGGCCAGCGGACCATCCCGGCTGACCGGCATCGCCCATCTGCGCGGCCACGAGACGGACCGGCTGGCAGCCCTGGTCACCGAAATCAACCGGCTCGGCGGCGACGCCGAGGAAACCAGCGATGGACTGGTGATCCGCCCGGCCACGCTGCGTGCCGGCGTCGTACACACGTACGCGGACCACCGGATGGCCACAGCCGGAGCCATCCTGGGCCTGGCCGTGCCGGGCATCGAAGTGCAGGACATCGCCACCACCGCCAAGACCATGCCGGAGTTCCCGCAGATGTGGGCCGACATGCTGGCGCAGGGCAACGCGTCCGGTGACGGAGCGGAAGGTTTCAGCGGTGGCCCGCAGCACTGA
- the hisN gene encoding histidinol-phosphatase, whose amino-acid sequence MIQSASSYNDDLRLAHVLADSVDDQTMSRFKALDLHIETKPDLTPVTDADKSAEEAIRGQLSRSRPRDAVLGEEFGSSGHGSRRWIIDPIDGTKNFVRGVPVWATLIALVDEGEPVVGVVSAPALGKRWWAAKGAGAYMGRSLAAATRLRVSNVSNLADASLSYSSLGGWKERGNLDEFLGLTEDVWRTRAYGDFWSYCMVAEGSVDIACEPELNLYDMAALVPIVVEAGGRFTSLEGQDGPFGGNALATNSILHSEVLKRLNPSLDDLL is encoded by the coding sequence ATGATCCAATCCGCTTCGAGCTACAACGATGACCTCCGCCTGGCCCATGTGCTGGCTGATTCCGTGGATGACCAGACCATGAGCCGCTTCAAGGCGCTGGACCTGCACATCGAAACCAAGCCGGACCTGACGCCAGTCACTGATGCGGACAAGTCGGCCGAGGAGGCCATTCGCGGCCAGCTGTCCCGTTCCCGTCCCCGGGACGCCGTGCTCGGTGAGGAATTCGGCAGCTCCGGACACGGATCACGCCGGTGGATCATTGATCCGATCGACGGCACCAAGAACTTTGTCCGGGGCGTCCCCGTGTGGGCTACCCTGATCGCCCTCGTGGACGAGGGTGAACCCGTCGTCGGGGTGGTCAGTGCACCCGCGCTGGGCAAACGCTGGTGGGCCGCAAAGGGTGCGGGCGCGTATATGGGCCGGTCCCTCGCCGCTGCAACCCGACTTCGTGTCTCGAACGTGTCCAACCTTGCCGACGCCTCGCTGTCCTACTCGAGCCTGGGCGGCTGGAAGGAACGCGGCAACCTTGACGAATTCCTGGGCCTGACCGAGGACGTCTGGCGCACCCGTGCGTATGGCGATTTCTGGTCCTACTGCATGGTGGCGGAGGGCTCGGTGGATATCGCCTGCGAGCCGGAGCTGAACCTGTACGACATGGCGGCCTTGGTGCCCATTGTGGTGGAGGCCGGCGGCCGCTTCACCTCGCTGGAGGGGCAGGACGGCCCGTTCGGCGGCAACGCGCTTGCCACGAACTCGATCCTGCACTCCGAGGTCCTCAAACGGCTTAACCCGAGCCTGGACGATCTGTTGTAG
- a CDS encoding metal-dependent transcriptional regulator gives MKTSAPSSSIEDYVKVIYGFTEWQDKPITSSQLAQRLGVANSSVSEMVRKLKDQGLVDHKPYSAITLTASGIRLALSMVRRHRLIETYLVQELGYSWDEVHDEAEHLEHAVSDTFIERMAAKLGNPKRDPHGDPIPTADGAVLMPEAQLLGELDTGHTGRITRISDENPDLLRYLAAEEIDLDADVEVVGRKPFGGALVVRISSAGRTRDYDLADEITAALWVHSDRPHAGCTIGDS, from the coding sequence GTGAAGACCAGCGCACCCTCTTCCTCCATCGAGGACTACGTCAAGGTCATCTACGGCTTCACGGAGTGGCAGGACAAACCCATCACGTCCTCGCAGCTGGCCCAGCGCCTCGGCGTGGCAAACTCCTCGGTCTCGGAAATGGTCCGCAAGCTCAAAGACCAGGGCCTGGTGGACCACAAACCCTACAGCGCCATCACTCTCACGGCTTCAGGCATCAGGCTGGCGTTGTCCATGGTCCGCCGCCACCGCCTCATTGAGACCTACCTCGTCCAGGAACTCGGCTACAGCTGGGATGAGGTCCATGATGAAGCCGAGCATCTTGAGCATGCGGTGTCGGACACCTTTATTGAGCGCATGGCGGCGAAACTGGGAAACCCGAAGCGCGACCCCCACGGGGATCCGATTCCGACGGCGGACGGGGCAGTCCTGATGCCCGAGGCGCAGCTGCTGGGCGAACTGGACACCGGGCACACGGGCCGGATCACCAGGATCAGCGATGAGAACCCGGACCTGCTCCGGTATCTCGCCGCCGAGGAAATCGATCTCGACGCCGATGTGGAGGTTGTGGGCCGCAAACCATTCGGCGGCGCATTGGTGGTACGGATCAGCAGCGCAGGCAGGACGAGGGACTACGATCTCGCCGATGAAATCACCGCTGCCCTCTGGGTCCACAGCGACCGGCCCCACGCCGGCTGCACCATCGGTGACAGCTGA